The region agtcacaATCGTAAGGCCGCGAAAAAAATAGatcaatcacactcgattattcttcgagctcaaggagaataatcgactgtgattggtctattttcttgcggccttacgattatgactaaaactttgttacgtgcaatggccttaattaattttcaataattattttaaagttgcTTACGCACACATTGCTTTTTGTTTCAATTCGTGTTTCCagcgtgaaaaaaaatcgactaAGGAGATTTGTCATCAGATTCTATACGGACTGGAATTTGATACTTGTAAGCATGATTCACACATTGTGTATACATGCAGTAACATCGAATGCTACCGCGATAACCTCGAACGCAAATTCGCGATAAGCAAAGTAACCAGTCGTGGCTTTACGGATACGATCACGTAGTGCATGCAAAGCGGACGATGCAAGGCGACCTAATGCTGACTATTAATATCGGGGACGAGAGGTGCGCCTGTTTGCGCTCTGCGATTAAGTGCGAGGCTTTTGCCCCGCGTCTTCGCCCCGCAAAGCTTCTTTCTTCTACCTACAACTCGTTCGGCACATTGACGTAACGTCCCGCGAAACCTGGAACTTTCATACCTCGACACGCGCACGTGTCCGCGATTTGCGAAATCGCGAAATGTTCGCGCGAACGATGCAGGAAAGAGAAGGGAAAATAATTGGCCCGTTTGCGCCATTCCTGAAATAACTTCGGCGACCTGCCAAAGAACGAGGAAACCGTCGGGCGACACTCATGTGACCGGAGAGGTTCAATATCACCTAGGTATACGACGACTCATTAAAGCGAAACAGACGCGATCGGCCGAGTCGTGAATTGGCACAATCGCGCGACGcgcttttaattattaatccaTTCCGCCTTTGATTTGCGCTGCAAACTATAGACATTTGCGTAGTTGCATGATAATTCGGGGATTTCGTGTGTGATAACGCGGTGTCCGATGATACGACCGAGAGAAAGCGTGATCTCGCGTGTTGGGACCTCCGGGATCCCCAATGATGACCTCGAGATGAATCGCAGTTGTGTACAATAGCACCGAGATCGATAATGGACCGAAACTATACGTAGTCACGTGTATTGCGTGCTGACGTTacgtaaaaattgtttacagcACTTGTGAGACGTATGACATAGATAAGTACGTCCTGTTTTCGACATACACTGTTGAATTGTGTAAAAGAAATCCTGgaagacaaaataatttttatgtaaataaaactaacgTTACTCGTGCATATGAGACGGAAATCAAATAGTCTGTTCTGAATTTCCACAAAAATacatcattaaatatttaaaattttgaataagatatttatttagatttagaaaGTATATCGAACTACAGAAAAAAATCGTAAAGCAAACAATCCtggaacaaattattatattaatataataactgtTCTTTtctatgattattttatgtcagtattttttaaaaatattaattttcagagccaataattttaagaataattagtatctgtaatttaaaataataatcaattttattttaaatatttttttcttcctcttctctacatatatatatagatatataattaaaataatatatttatattttatatcatgttatcagaaatataaatatcttattttgcaatttgtaatatgaaataaataaataacaacatTAAAATCGACCATTACTATGCATCAGTTTAATGCATCGACTAAATGCTTGCGGTCGATTTCGAGCCGCACAGAACCGCAAAACGAATGACCGCAAATGTTTTTCCAGATCGTCTATCATGCAGTCAGGTACTGAATATCATGGTGATCCTCGGCTTCATGTTAAACTACATGCTACGCATGAATCTAACGATAGCGATCGTTTCGATGGTGATACCGAGCAATAGCAGCGGTCAACATTCGCATTCCAACGGATCGACGTTGGTGCCGGATGAGTGCGGTGCCCAGGCGACGATGATGAACGACTTCACCCCGATCGGCGACACCAGGACCCCGGCGATCGGCGTCGACGTTAATAGAGTCAACGAGTTGAACAACGACAGCACGCTCGCGGCGCTCCCACACTGGCACCGGGTTCGTTGAAACTCGCGTAAAGCCGAACTTGCACGGTGAATGACCTCAGCAATCGCCCATGGCGAACACATCGCGCGAGCGAGATTTCATTTAATTGCAACATCGATACGATGTTTAACCGCGATTAATCGGAACAGAAACATTGTTTTGCTCTGgtcgattatattataactatcTTTTTCTGATTCACTCGAATTCGTATTTTCGTTGATCGAAGCGAAAATTATCTTAATCGGAATTAAGCGatctttttgttttcttcgttcaatttttctttcacgAAATCCTCGATTTTCAATCTCAGGAGGAACGAGCCCAGACCAAGTATCCGTGGAACGAATATGAGGTGAATATGATTCTTGGCAGCTTCTTCTGGGGTTACATCTGCACGGAGTTTCCCGGTGGCCGACTCGCGGAGATAATTGGCACCAAACGGGTCTTTGGCTACAGTATGATGGCGTCAAGCTTCGTCACTCTGCTGACACCACTGGCGGCCAGCTTGGGCTACACCATGGTCGTCGCATTAAGAGTCGTACTGGGATTTATGCTGGTACGTCGTTATCTTATCTAGGCATCatcataattacaataaatgtgCGCGTCCGCCTCGTGAGAAACGATCTAACAGGCGAAAAATCTGACATCTGAATCTATCGagcatctctctttctctctctgcacGTAATCAAATTACGCTCATCGATCGAGTTTCACGTGACTGCAAACGATCACGCAATCATTACTGACAACAATCTCTCAAAATTGATTCGTCTCGTAAATCAGGGTGCCACCTGGCCTGCCATCCAGCCAATGACTGCTCGATGGATTCCACCGACGGAGCGTAGCAAGTTCGTCTCTCACATGATGGGTAAATGATCATGATCTAATTCGCCACGCGATCGCGAAATCCAGGCCAATCGATGCCATAATCGTCTGCCCGCCCTCGTTCTTGGGGCCTTAAGAAACTGCGAAACGTATATACACGAGATAGACGCGGCCGTTTTATGGTCGCGCGACAGAGATGCGCGGTTGCGTCaatcgccgcgccgccgtAAACTTTTGCATCGTTAAACTTGCAGCCTCGTCGCTCGGCGCCGCGATAACTATGCTGATGTGCGGATTCCTTATCGCCTCGCTCGGCTGGGAGTCGGTATTCTACGTGACCGGCGTGATCGGGATTATCTGGAGCGTGGCGTGGTTCTGGCTGGTGTTCGACTCACCGTCGCAGCATCCGCGCATCAGTGCGGAGGAGCGGCACTTTATCGAGAGCGCGATTGGAACGACGACCACCACCAAGGTTGTGATAGTAGAGAGCATCCATTCTAGTCCCGGAGTGcacattttattctattttagttttttcttttcattattttaccttcatctattttatttaatcttctaAGAaggacaaatttatttattagtccCGGTTGGAAATATCTCGTTTTACTTCCTCTTCTGCGAGATATCTTAAACAATGTTTAAGatactttaataatacaatacttTAACTGCAGCATCTGCCCATACCATGGCGCGCACTTATCACCTCAGGACCCGTTTGGGCTATCGTGATAACGCACGCGTGTAGCGTCTTCGGTTACCATACCATTGTTAATCAGCTTCCGACTTATATGAAGTACATCTTGCACTTCAATATTAAAGAGGTATATGTCGTTATAATCATATTACTGGATAAAACCTTTTTCATGTCGTCGTTGTTTCACTGATCGATATACTGTATTCAATAGAAATGGTATTTATTAATGGAACACACACTGATAAGAATGATATTTACAGAACGGCCTGTTATCCTCGTTACCTTACTTAGGCAAGTACATTTTTGCCGTATCGATGTCCATCTTGGCCGATTACTTGCTCCGCAATAACAAGTTATCTGTGACGGCAAtacgtaaaatttttacgaCGTTTGGTGAGTAAAACGTTCGCAaacgttctttcttttttttatgcctCTTGTCTACTCGGACGATAAAATCAGATTTTGTAactaataattgttttaatactgtataaaatctttttagatatataaattttaacaccaAATTCTACGTGTCTTacagtaaaattttcattatcataaatatataatgattaaataagACCATATTCTTATAGATATTGTATGTTAAATAgcgcactttttattttacattgttgCATAGCTAAATAtgccatttaaaatattatattagatggcatttattttttgtaatggtctgtaaaaatttcaatgggcgcgttcagcagaccaagccgctcaatagcagtcgaacgtgattggctcttacttttagaaccaaccaatcaacgcagagtgttgataagacaaactcaacagttgtgtctgctgaacgcggccaatcATGCGCCAATTATTCGTGATCATAACAGTCAACGTGTTGATAAAGTATTTGACtgttataaatagaaaattttaatcttttcggCTAATACGAAAacttcgatatttttttctagctGTGCTAACACCCAGCATGCTCATGGTGATGCAAGCGTACTACGGTTGCGATCGCACGGCGTCGGTCGCCGTGTTCACCGTCGCTTTAACGATAAACGGCGGCATAACTGCCGGTTATCTCGGAAACGGTCTCGACATCGCGCCCAATTTCTCCGGGACCATATTCGGCATCGCCAACACCTTCAGCTCGATAGGCGGTTTCCTCAGCAGCTTCATGGTCGGCAACATCACGTACCACAATCAGACCTACACGCAGTGGAGCATCATCTTCTGGATCCTGGCGGCCGTCTACTTCACCGGCGCAGTGACATTCGCCGTTTTCGGCACCGGCGAGTTACAAAGCTGGAACAATCCGTCCGGCAGCCACACGAAAGAGAACGGCATGACGGTGGAAGACGGCGCCGAATCGGTTCCTCTCAAGAGCAAAACGATTTCGTAGCATTTTAACGCATCGGAAACGCTTAGATTCTGCTAAGAGATTGACGAAGAGGGTGTCGATTTATTGCGACACGATAAATTCCAAACGGGACAGTATTCGTTTTCATTACCTTCGGATTTTAGGACGATGAGTCCCTCAGCTTGGCAGTAATTTGCAAGACTTTCCTATCTTTTAATAGCCTAATTTCTAACTTAGAGATTCGAAATAAGGCTTTTAATTCTCAAAAtcgatgtaatttattataatttaatattttacttttttaaatagcgttaaaaagaatttttttttaattgtaagacCGATTTTTTAATCCTTAAAGACTACTAGGAGATCCATATATGGACTTATTCATAAAAGTGTAATTTCGCGTGTACATCTTCAAAAATTGATGtttttgaacaatttaatattaataattagcagttttttaaattctattatattcttcaatcttttctaccctatttcatatataatttttttaaatttggtagATTAGATCCAGagttatacgcgatcaaagttGCAAGGTCCATATACGGACAGAGTGTAGTCTCAAGTGGTTGAGACTTGAAGTGTAGCTTTTAAGGGTTAATAATAGCTTTTATCacaattgtatatgtatatcgagTTAAAATCGCTTCTTTAATTTTGCCAAGTTTAGGATtgaataatatagaataattgaGTGCGTTTTTACACTCATTTTCTATTGATAGTATAAGTTCGTACAGTTactgaaagagaaaagaaaagacacGCGGCTAGAAGTATCTAGTAGAAAATTCAGTGTGTTCActcgatattatataaataaatatacaatttttagcaaatttatatcaaatttccTCTAAAATGACAACTATAGGATTCATATAAGAAAAagctttataaattaaaatcttattaaaatatccaCATTATTATCATAACTAAGTAATAATGTAGCTGAccaatgtataaattatttatgtcatgATATGACAAGTTAACACATTCAACTTACTATTTGATTTCTGTGAAACAGAGAAAATAcgtgatttttataatagagACTGTACATTCAGTTACCGACGTTGGTAAAAATCTGATTGATGATACCAACGACAAAGATAAAATCTCACAAAATGATGATTGTCATTAACGATACCAGCGCAGTGCCTGACTGATCAGTGAATTAACTTTAGAACGTATGTTGGTAAAGAGACTCAACTTCATCAGTATTGCCATCTACCATGAAGACATCCTACTGATTGTTAACGTCAGTATGCCAAGTTGTTGAACAATGACTGTTGGTTCTTCGGGTTCTTCGTATGTTCTCTGACCAAGAGGTGGCGTCGAATGCTGGATAAACACAGCAACTCCAGAATGAATCAGTGCCTTTTAAATCGTggtttttaaatcatatatatcaaAGGCAGAataaaaagaacttttttacgagtcattatttctaatatttatattaaactaataGACTGAAACTCGTAAATGCCCTCGACTAACTATTAgagtatatctttattattcaacTGTCTCGCTAAGATCCGAATTAAAATTCTACTGGAACAAAATCCATGTCACCAAGAATAAGTTTGTCTCTCAAAcgcaagttttttttctaactCAAAAATTggtttaattgatttttaaagcCCATTTTGGATCTATAATTCGCGTTagttttctattataattttatatgcgccgtattttataataatatacattttttatatgtgtgtaattCATGTTACATAACATGAAAAACAGAACTCTATCCTGAGTTCTGACACGAACTAAAGATTGCCTAAAGCGGGTTTTAGATAACTCAAGACTGCGGCTTTTGCTTCTCGTGCGGTAAAGCTTTTCAGATCAGTTTGGCTTAAGGTGCTCGAGCGTCTTGGCACGCTGTTGCCCCGTTCCCATCGTCATCCGCATATGCCGGACGTTGCTGGACGCCCGCACCCGACGCGACGGTTCGAGGAGCAGCGCCGTCGCAGCATCGCGACGATGGTCGGCAGGAAGGAGTCAAAGGCGCGTTAACGTATCACGGCGTGGCCGCGTCGCGGTGGCCGGCGTAAGGGCGCCGCGCGTTGCGATGGTGCTCGCCGTGACGCGTGGCGCTGCGGCGCTGCGCCGATGTGCCAGGGGATCAGCTGTCCGAGGAGGTTTCCTCCATACTTCTGTCTCTATCGTTTCCCCGCCCGTACTCGCTCGCTCTCCGTCGAACCACCGTTATCCGCTCGCGTTTCTCCGCGTCCTCGCGCTGGGACGCGCGCACGCGGGAGAATCACTCTCGTTCTCCGCCTCGTGTGCATCAGTACGTAGGATCCCCGCGATCTGACGGTCCGCGCGTTTTAACCCGAAAGCGAGCATATGCTAGAAACGGAAGGACAGTCTTGCGGGTGTTTTCCCTTCAGCAAGACGTGAGGAATTTCATTCCcgaagaataaattattttcattgataCTCCTCCGTCAGAGATGTCAATGTATCTGATCTCGCAGCGCTGAAGCTTCGCGCCGGCGTTCGACGCCGTCTCTTATTCTCCTCGTCCTCGACCTCCGGAACGGAAGAGCAAACGGACGGGAGGGAAAATCGCGGTCGCGGACGTCGCGAAAAGGGAGCAGCCACACGCAACACGCAACACCCTAGACAAGAGTATCGGCGAGCGAGCGCGGCCGTTAGGTATGACGGCAGAATCTCCGGAATTCGCGAACTGCAGTACCGAATTCAGTTGCTATGTCGCGCGCAGCGGGCGAACATGAGCGGCGCGgagcgcgcgtcgcgcgcgtcGGTTTGCCGCGCGGGACCGCCCGCTCGCACGAGCCGCTACCGGGGGAACACGTGCCCGAGGAGTCCGTACCGTCGCGCGCCAGACAGGGGAGCGCTCCGCAGCGCTCCGTAGGAAGCGGGGGCAACTGGGGCCAGACTGGAGGACATGCGCGCGTATGAGAGGAGCCGTGGGGGAGAACGCCCGGGGAGCGGGAGACGGTGAACGCCCCTATCGCGAGAGCGGATAACGGCACGGTCGACTGGGAGGGAAGGGGGATCCGGCGTACACCTCCAGTCACCTCATGCCGGCCTGCTCGGTTGTGATTAACTAAGGTTTAATCAGCTTTACAAGCTAAACTTCCTTTGTCGTCATGCACGCGCATGATAATCCGCCGGACTATCTCGCCCGGAcccggccggcgcggcggcccgA is a window of Temnothorax longispinosus isolate EJ_2023e chromosome 1, Tlon_JGU_v1, whole genome shotgun sequence DNA encoding:
- the LOC139808678 gene encoding sialin isoform X1, translated to MASNRSVLDRLSCSQVLNIMVILGFMLNYMLRMNLTIAIVSMVIPSNSSGQHSHSNGSTLVPDECGAQATMMNDFTPIGDTRTPAIGVDVNRVNELNNDSTLAALPHWHREERAQTKYPWNEYEVNMILGSFFWGYICTEFPGGRLAEIIGTKRVFGYSMMASSFVTLLTPLAASLGYTMVVALRVVLGFMLGATWPAIQPMTARWIPPTERSKFVSHMMASSLGAAITMLMCGFLIASLGWESVFYVTGVIGIIWSVAWFWLVFDSPSQHPRISAEERHFIESAIGTTTTTKHLPIPWRALITSGPVWAIVITHACSVFGYHTIVNQLPTYMKYILHFNIKENGLLSSLPYLGKYIFAVSMSILADYLLRNNKLSVTAIRKIFTTFAVLTPSMLMVMQAYYGCDRTASVAVFTVALTINGGITAGYLGNGLDIAPNFSGTIFGIANTFSSIGGFLSSFMVGNITYHNQTYTQWSIIFWILAAVYFTGAVTFAVFGTGELQSWNNPSGSHTKENGMTVEDGAESVPLKSKTIS
- the LOC139808678 gene encoding sialin isoform X2 gives rise to the protein MVILGFMLNYMLRMNLTIAIVSMVIPSNSSGQHSHSNGSTLVPDECGAQATMMNDFTPIGDTRTPAIGVDVNRVNELNNDSTLAALPHWHREERAQTKYPWNEYEVNMILGSFFWGYICTEFPGGRLAEIIGTKRVFGYSMMASSFVTLLTPLAASLGYTMVVALRVVLGFMLGATWPAIQPMTARWIPPTERSKFVSHMMASSLGAAITMLMCGFLIASLGWESVFYVTGVIGIIWSVAWFWLVFDSPSQHPRISAEERHFIESAIGTTTTTKHLPIPWRALITSGPVWAIVITHACSVFGYHTIVNQLPTYMKYILHFNIKENGLLSSLPYLGKYIFAVSMSILADYLLRNNKLSVTAIRKIFTTFAVLTPSMLMVMQAYYGCDRTASVAVFTVALTINGGITAGYLGNGLDIAPNFSGTIFGIANTFSSIGGFLSSFMVGNITYHNQTYTQWSIIFWILAAVYFTGAVTFAVFGTGELQSWNNPSGSHTKENGMTVEDGAESVPLKSKTIS